The genomic interval GGTGGAGATAAAGAATTAGAATTGGTATTTGCTAAACATTTATTAGCGGCCTCTGTTATGGCGGCACCTGGTGCTATTGTAATTTCTAAAATATTATATCCACAAACTGAAGAAGTAAATTCTGACGTTACTGTTTCTCAAGAAAAAATAGGCGCTAATATTTTAGATGCTATTGCTAATGGAACGACAGAAGGTTTACGTTTAGCCGTAAATGTAGGAGCAATGCTTTTAGTTTTTGTAGCTATAATAGCGATGTTAAATGGTATTTTAGGAGCGGTTGCATCTTTTGATGGTTTTACAATTGAATTTTTAAGCTTAGAATGGCGCTGTACTTCTGTTAATGAACTTATCGCAAATAACACGCTTTACGACGGTCTTTCTTTAGAGTTTATTTTAGGATATATATTTGCTCCTTTAATGTGGCTTATTGGTGTTGCTAAAGAAGATATGGCTTTAATGGGGCAGTTATTGGGTATAAAATTGGCTGCAAGTGAATTTGTTGGTTATATTCAGTTAGCAGAATTAAAAAATGTAGCTAGTGCAACTCATTTAACATATAACAAATCTATAATTATGGCAACATACATGTTGTGTGGATTTGCAAATTTTGCGTCTATTGGTATACAGATAGGAGGTATTGGATCTTTAGCTCCTGGACAACGTAAAGTTTTGTCAGAATTTGGAATTAAAGCTTTAATTGGAGGTACCATTGCTTCTTTAATGTCTGCAACAATTGCAGGTATGATTATAGGATAAAAGTGTAAGCGTGTAATTGTTTATTTGTTTAAACCTTTACATGTACTTTAATAAACAATTACATAATTAAAAGATTACACAACTAAATGAAACAATATCACGATTTAGTAAAACACGTTTTAGAAAACGGAAACGAAAAAGGAGATAGAACAGGTACTGGAACAAAAAGTGTTTTTGGGTACCAAATGCGTTTTGATTTAAGTGAAGGTTTCCCAATGGTTACTACCAAAAAACTACATTTAAAATCTATTATTTATGAATTGCTTTGGTTTATAAAGGGCGATACAAATATTAAATATTTACAAGAAAACGGTGTAAGAATCTGGAATGATTGGGCAGACGAAAATGGAGACTTAGGTCCTGTTTACGGACATCAATGGCGTAATTGGAATAGTGATGAAGTAGATCAATTAAAAGATGTAATAACGTCTTTAAAGACCAATCCAAACTCAAGAAGAATGTTGGTTTCTGCTTGGAATCCTTCTGTATTACCAGATACTTCGGTATCTTTTTCAGAAAATGTAGCCAATGGCAAAGCAGCGTTACCTCCTTGTCATGCTTTTTTTCAATTTTATGTAGCAGATGGTAAGTTATCTTGTCAACTATATCAAAGAAGTGCAGACATCTTTTTAGGAGTACCTTTTAATATTGCATCTTATGCATTATTTACTATGATGATTGCACAAGTTTGTGGTTATGAGGCAGGCGAATTTATTCATACTTTTGGAGATGCTCATATCTATAATAACCATAAAGAACAATTTGAAGTTCAGTTGGCTAGAGATATTAGACCATTACCAAAAATGAAAATGAACCCAGCAATAAAAAATATCGAAGATTTTACGTTCGAAGATTTTGAGCTGTTAGATTATAATCCTCACCCACATATTAAAGGAAAAGTTGCGGTTTAATCGCAAGGCAATAGCCAAAGATTCAATTTCCGGAGGCTTGCTTCAAATGAAAAATAGTTGTATTGCAAGCATACCTGGTGCCTTTAGGTAGAGGTTGTTGATTAAAACAACTCATAGAAATTAAAACAAAAAAGAGCTTTCAAAATTAATTGGAAGCTCTTTTTTTTTATATCAATAACGTTGTTATTATAAGTTTAATACGCTGTTTTCTGTTCCTACAAAGTCGTTCCAAGCAAGTCCATCTGCTTCTTGTTCGTTTGTATATGTACCATCTATTAAGTATTTAAACTCATAAGATTTTCCAGATTCTAAATCTAAAGTACCTTTAAAAGACCCATTTTTCAATTTCTTTAAAGGAGCCGATTTTTCATTCCACTCATTAAAGCATCCTACTACCACTACTTTTTTAGCTTCTTCAGCAGGTACAGTAAAAGTTACTTTACAAACTGGTTTGCTTTTTAAAAATTGTTTTTTAATTGCCATAATTATTCTATTCAAAAATTTTAAGTAAAAATATGTAACTACTTGGTTATAAACATCATTATTTTGTAAGAAAATAAAAGAATTATCAGTTATGTAAAATGGCCATATAAATTATTGATAATTCAAAATGAAAGGGAATTAAATTTATTGTTTATATAAAATAAAGCATATTTGTTTCTACTTGATTTTCAGTGTTTTCAGTTCGAAAACGTATTCGTAAGTATGCTATTTTGATTTAAAGTGCCCTTAAAACGTCAAATCTTAGTAGAAATATTCTAATTTTGTTAAAATTTTAGGATTCTATGATTACAATTATAGCAGCAATTGCAAAGAATAATGCTTTAGGAAAGGATAATGATTTAATTTGGCATTTACCAGCAGATTTAAAAAGGTTTAAAAAAGTTACAACCGGACATCACATTTTAATGGGCAGAAATACTTTTGAGTCTATAGGTAAACCATTACCTAATAGAACTACTATTATAATAACCCGAAATCAAAATTATTTTAAAGAAGGGTGTTTAATAGCCAATAGTATTGAAGAAGCCATAGGAATGGTAGAAAATAAAGATGATATTTTTATAATTGGTGGCGCACAAATTTATAAAGAAAGCATGCAAAAAGGTTTGGTAGACCGATTAGATATTACTCAAGTGCATCATGAATTTGAAGCAGATGTTTTTTTTCCAGAGATAGATTTAAAAATTTGGAAAGAAACAAATAGAGAAGATTTTATAGCAGACGAAAAAAATAAATTTGATTTTAGTTTTGTAAGTTTTCAAAAGAAAAAATAATGAATAAGTATCTAGTCCTCCTAATTGTTAGTTTTTTTTACACTATAAATTTAGTCTCGCAAGAGTATCTAAAAGATTTTGGTTCTATTAAAGAGTTTGTAAAAGGTAATAATGAATCTTATTTTATAGCCTATGATTTTCTTTATGGTAATGAATTATGGAAGACTGATGGGACAAAAGAAGGAACTGTTTTAGTAAAAGATATATACAAAGGAACTAGGGGGTCTTCGATATCCAACCTTTTTTATTTTAAAAATAATCTTTATTTTTCAGCAAACGATGGTGTTCATGGCCAAGAATTATGGAAATCTGATGGTACGGAACAAGGAACAATTCTTATTAAAAACATATATAAGTACGTTAAACAAAGTGCTAACCCTAGAGGGTTTACTGTTTATAATGATGAACTTTATTTTCTTGCAGCAGATGATAATATCAGTGGATATCAAGATATATGGAAAACAGACGGCACAGAAGTGGGGACTTTAAAAGTTTATGGTGCTCATTCAAATAGAGGTGATTTAATTGTAGCAAATAATTTACTTTATTTTTCACAGGGAACTAAGTTATATACGGTTAACGTTTATGATCATTCATTAACAGAAGTTAAAGTAGGTAATTATTATAGTGTTGCAGAATTTAATGTTTTTAACAACGAACTGTATTTTATATCCCATACTAGTTACAGACAAAATATACGGTTTTATAAAATTGATAAAAATGAGAATTTAATTTTATTACAAGAGTACAACCAACCAAAATATGGAGATATAGATATTGATAATTTTACTTTTGTAAATGGCGACGTTTATTTTTCAATTAGAACAGATTTTAATTCGGAAGACGACACAGATGTTTTATGGAAAACAGATGGTACTGCGGCAAACACATTAGCAATAAAATCTTTTAGTTGGGATAGGCATTCTTCTGGTTCTCAAATGTCAAATTTTATAGCGTACAAAAATAATTTATACTTTAGTGGAAAAAGCCAATATGGATACAGTTTATGGGTTTCTAACGGTACTGCATCCGGGACTAAAGAGTCTCTAAATAATGCAGTAAGTAGCTCTGTAAATATGTTTGTTTTTAAAGACAATTTATATTTTATATCAGGTTCTAATTTGTATTATACAAATGGCAGTTTTGGCGATATTCATAAGACTTCAGATATTTTAGTTTCTTCTAAATACTCTAACGATTTATTTAATGTAAGCGTAGGAAACAGTACAGTTTATATAGAAGGAAGTACATTTTCGGGTTCAGAAAATGCCCTTTTTACTATTAATTCAAGTCCGTCTATAGAGGTAAAAGAATCTTATTCAATTATTAAAAATAATAAAATTATAAACTTAACATCTAAAGTAGATAGTCTAGTAACCAAAACATTTACCATAAAAAATAAAGGGTATAAAGACTTGGCGCTTTCTTCAATCTATATTGATGGAAAAGGTTTTTTTGTGAATAATAAATCCGATAAAAATATAAATGAAAACAATTCTGAAGGAATTATAAGTCAAATTATAAAGCCAGGAGAGTTTACTAGTTTTCAAATTGGTTTTTATCCGAGTAAATTAAAAGAAGAATCAGGTATACTTTATATAAAATCTAATGATGCTGAGTCTTTTAATTATAAGATTAATTTTATAGGAACTGTAGAAGAAGGAATTGTAAAAAATAAAACGAATACCTTTCCATTAAAAAAGGACATTAAATTTGAAAATTCGTTATTTCTTTTAAGTGCGAATAGTATTGAAGAAAACAATCAATTAAGTACAGAGATTGGTCGTTTTTCTAGTTTAAATAATATTGATTATAAGTTTATTCTTATTGATGGGGAAGCAGATAATAGTAATTTTATTATTGAAGATAATAAATTAAAGGCAAATAAGATTTTTAATTACGAGTTGCAAAATACTTTGATTGTTCGCGTAAAAGCAACATCTATAAATGATGCCGCTAATACTTTAGAAGGAAGTTTTGTAATAAAGGTTGTAAATCAGAATGAAGATGTTTTAAGGGAGTGTTCAGAAAGTTTAATCAATTTATCTTACGGATTAAATGATGTAACATTTATAGATGATAAAACGGTAGTAGCAGTTGGTGATTTTGGTCGGATTTTAAAATCTACAGATGTAGGAATTACTTGGGAGAACGTTGGCGTAGATATTACAAACACACTTAATAAGATACAATTTATAAACGATAATGTTGGCTATATAAAAGGAGGTGGTATTCTTTTAAAAACTATGGACGCTGGTGAGAATTGGTTTCAAGTAAGTTTTCCTGTTGAGTCTTATCCTTATACAAATAATATGTTTTTTGTTTCAGAAGCAGTAGGTTATGTATTTGGTAGTGAAGGTAAAATTTATAAAACGATAGATGCAGGAATTTCTTGGACGTTTAAAAAAGTAAATTATAGTAATTTAACTTGTGCCTATTTTTTTAATGAAAATGAAGGTATTATTGGTCAAAATTCTAAGTCTTTTTTAAAGACGACTGATGGTGGTTTAAATTGGGAGAATATAAGTGTTGATTTTCCAGAATTTAGCTATTCATCTACCATAAGTAAAATAGATTTTATAGATGATAAAATTGGTTATGCTACATCGTATAAAGGACAAATTATAAAAACAGAAGATGCAGGGAAAACATGGGAGTTTAAGAGTGTTACTAATGTAAGTTATCCAACGAAACTCAAATTTATAGATGAAAATACAGGGTATTTTATGGGTGGGTTTAATTATAGCTCTATTTTAAAAACAGAAGACGGAGGTAATACTTGGCATTCCCTAGATTTTGAAAGAGTAGGGAGTATAACCAGTATTGATTTTAATGATAATAATGCCATAATTGTAGGTCATGGAGAGGGGTTTGGAAGAACTTCTGAAAACGGACATTCAATATATAAAATGGATGTAGCAGATAATGATATTAAACTGAAATCGTCTTTAAGAGGAGATGCATATTATGTATCAATGGATTTTTCAGATAATTTAGGTATGCTTTTGTCTAATGGTCAATATTCTGGGAATAGTGATTCTAGAATTACAAAAAATGGAGGAATAACATGGCAGAAAATAAACCTTCCGGAAGTAGAAAATGAAGCATATTTTAAATGTTACATCAAAAATAATAAGTTTTATATTTTAGGTAGAAATAAAATTTATGTGAGTGAAGATTTTGGAGAAAGTTTTCAAATATTTGAAAATCCAGGTTTACTCAATTTATTTTGGGGAGATAATCATATTGTTTATGGTACTTCTTATGAAAACTTTTATAAATCTGAAGATTCCGGAATTACTTGGGTTAAAAATCCAAATCTAAGTTATGATGAATTTTCAAAACCCAATGATATTTATTTTGTTAATGATAATATTGGTTTCTTATTAACATATAATGGGTATTATAAAACTATAGATGGTGGTGTAAGTTTTACTTATAAAAATGATTTAAAAGAGGATAACTATCAAGATGAAGTGTTTTTTACATCTATCTTTTTTAAAGACGAATTAAATGGTGTAATAGGTAATAATGATGGTCTTGTTTATGTTACTTCTAACGGAGGAGATACATGGAAGCGTGTTGTAAGTATAATGCCTGTTGGTGTTACAGAGTTAGAAGTTAACTTAAACAATTATTATGCTATTTCTACAAATGGAGGGGGGGATACTACTCTTAATAAAAGTATTGATAATGGAAATAGTTGGCAAACGGTAGAAGTTCTAGAAGAAGATGTTAAAGATTTAAAGTTTTTTAATAACGAGCTTTATTTAATAGGAGATCGTGGAACCTTTTATAAATACACATTAAATAAAGCTTCTTTATTGCCAAGTTTTATTAATGGAGATATAAATGTAGTAGAAAAATCGAAATCGAGTTATTCTATTAATCAAGGTTTTAACACGTCGTATAAATGGTCTGTCACTGGTAATAATTCTATAGAGTATGCTAATAATATTGCTAAGGTTAATTGGCAAGAACCAGGGCAATTTGTGGTGTCGGTTAGTTCTTTTAATGATTGTGAAGAAGTAGTAGGTGCTAGAGATTTAATTGTAAATGTTTACAATACACCTAATCCTAATATTGTAGGTTCTTCTGAAGTTTTAAACTTTACAAACGAAGTATATTACACAGCTCTTAGTGCAGATTCTAGATACTTATGGAAGGTAATTGGAGATGATAATTCTGTTGAGAATGAAAATAAAATAGAAATAAATTGGGGAGAAATTGGTGAAGGAGAAATAATTGTAACAGAAATAGATAACATAACAAATACTAGAGTAAGAAATAATTTATTTGTTACAATAAAAGATGTTTTAACCGTTGGTCAATCTGATAGGGTTGAAAATATTACAGTGTATCCTGTTCCTTCTAAGAATAGCATAAAAGTAGATTTTCCTATAGACTTAAAAAGCTCTAAAAAGGTTATTAAAATTTACAATTTGTTAGGAAAAGAACAATCATTTGAATTTGATGAAAATTCTTACTTAAATATAAGCAGTTTAAAATCTGGAGTATATTTTTTAAAAATATCTATCAATTCGAAAGTGTTTACTAAAAAAATTATTAAAAATTAAACTCAAATAATTATCTAATTCTACTAGAAAAACCTCCCCCTAAATTCATTTTATACTTTTGTTGGGCAAATAAAAAGTAATTAAATAATTTATAGTTTACGTCGTAACCGTAATCAGTAGTAGATTGGTAGTCAACGATGTTTTCATATATATTAGCGTTGAATTGAATAGGGTTTCTAGCTCTATTATTCCATTCTAAAACCCAAGTTCTATTTCTAGCCTCTAGGTAGTTTTGAGAATAATAACCTTCTGGTTTAGCTATGGAAGCTAAAAAGGCATTAAAACCAGGGTCTATAATAATTACTTCATATTCTAAACTATCATTGGCAATAACAACAGGTTTTTCTTCTGATGTTGTATTTTTTTTTATGGATGATGAACCACAAGCGTACACAAATAATCCAAAAGAAAAAAGTATAAGAAGTTGTTTTAATAGTTTCATAATCAATTGTTTTATTTAAAGTAAAGTTCCGAAAAATATTCTAAAATAGGTTGGTTTTTAATTGATTTAACATTAATTTTCAACCTTAATAAAAAAGGATGAAACAAAGATGTTTTTGGGTAACAGACAGTGACTTGTATAAAAAATATCATGATGAAGAGTGGGGAACACCTGTCTATGATGATGGTGTTTTATTTGAATTTTTAATCCTAGAAACCTTTCAAGCAGGTTTAAGTTGGATTACAATTTTAAACAAAAGAGAAAATTTTAGAGTTGCTTTTGATCAATTCGATTATAATAAAATTGCAACTTATTCCGAAAGTAAATATGAATCTTTATTATTAGATAGTGGCATTATTAGAAATAAGCTAAAAATTAAAAGTGCCATTACAAATGCACAATTATTTATAGATATTCAAAAGGAGTTTGGTTCTTTTTCTAAATTTATTTGGTCTTACGTTAATAACAAACCAATTATTAATAAGTTTAATAAAAGAGAGGAAGTACCTGCAACAACAGCGCTATCAGATAAAATTTCTAAGGACTTAAAAAAGAGAGGTTTTAAATTTGTAGGATCTACTGTAATGTATGCATATATGCAAGCTGTTGGTATGGTAAATGACCACACTACAGATTGTTTTAAATATTTATAAGAATGAATGTATTTGAAATACCCAAAGATGATTTAAAAAAAATCATTTCTATTTTTAACAGAGAAATTGGTCGCTTTATTTTTTTTGTTTTCGTCTTGTTTTTTGATAGTATTTATTTTGCAGAAAACGTAACAAGCTCGCAGCTATTAATTAATATTTTAATGTTAGCAGGTTTTTTAAAAATGTACTTTAGATCTACTCCAAGAGTAA from Polaribacter sejongensis carries:
- a CDS encoding NupC/NupG family nucleoside CNT transporter gives rise to the protein MKKIFIAVFCLLSISVFSQSTETVSAVTEIIPSQGFSFQSLWRGILGMFSLILIAFLFSANKKAIDWKKVAIGLGLQLLIAIGVLKVEFIQSIFEFVGGIFIEILAYTKAGSEFLFAGIVGDMNKFGYIFAFQVLPTIIFFSALTSLLFYLGIIQKVVKVLAIVLSKFLGISGMESLSVAGNIFLGQTEAPLLIKAYLEKMNKSEMLLVMIGGMATVAGAVLAAYIGFLGGGDKELELVFAKHLLAASVMAAPGAIVISKILYPQTEEVNSDVTVSQEKIGANILDAIANGTTEGLRLAVNVGAMLLVFVAIIAMLNGILGAVASFDGFTIEFLSLEWRCTSVNELIANNTLYDGLSLEFILGYIFAPLMWLIGVAKEDMALMGQLLGIKLAASEFVGYIQLAELKNVASATHLTYNKSIIMATYMLCGFANFASIGIQIGGIGSLAPGQRKVLSEFGIKALIGGTIASLMSATIAGMIIG
- a CDS encoding YCF48-related protein is translated as MNKYLVLLIVSFFYTINLVSQEYLKDFGSIKEFVKGNNESYFIAYDFLYGNELWKTDGTKEGTVLVKDIYKGTRGSSISNLFYFKNNLYFSANDGVHGQELWKSDGTEQGTILIKNIYKYVKQSANPRGFTVYNDELYFLAADDNISGYQDIWKTDGTEVGTLKVYGAHSNRGDLIVANNLLYFSQGTKLYTVNVYDHSLTEVKVGNYYSVAEFNVFNNELYFISHTSYRQNIRFYKIDKNENLILLQEYNQPKYGDIDIDNFTFVNGDVYFSIRTDFNSEDDTDVLWKTDGTAANTLAIKSFSWDRHSSGSQMSNFIAYKNNLYFSGKSQYGYSLWVSNGTASGTKESLNNAVSSSVNMFVFKDNLYFISGSNLYYTNGSFGDIHKTSDILVSSKYSNDLFNVSVGNSTVYIEGSTFSGSENALFTINSSPSIEVKESYSIIKNNKIINLTSKVDSLVTKTFTIKNKGYKDLALSSIYIDGKGFFVNNKSDKNINENNSEGIISQIIKPGEFTSFQIGFYPSKLKEESGILYIKSNDAESFNYKINFIGTVEEGIVKNKTNTFPLKKDIKFENSLFLLSANSIEENNQLSTEIGRFSSLNNIDYKFILIDGEADNSNFIIEDNKLKANKIFNYELQNTLIVRVKATSINDAANTLEGSFVIKVVNQNEDVLRECSESLINLSYGLNDVTFIDDKTVVAVGDFGRILKSTDVGITWENVGVDITNTLNKIQFINDNVGYIKGGGILLKTMDAGENWFQVSFPVESYPYTNNMFFVSEAVGYVFGSEGKIYKTIDAGISWTFKKVNYSNLTCAYFFNENEGIIGQNSKSFLKTTDGGLNWENISVDFPEFSYSSTISKIDFIDDKIGYATSYKGQIIKTEDAGKTWEFKSVTNVSYPTKLKFIDENTGYFMGGFNYSSILKTEDGGNTWHSLDFERVGSITSIDFNDNNAIIVGHGEGFGRTSENGHSIYKMDVADNDIKLKSSLRGDAYYVSMDFSDNLGMLLSNGQYSGNSDSRITKNGGITWQKINLPEVENEAYFKCYIKNNKFYILGRNKIYVSEDFGESFQIFENPGLLNLFWGDNHIVYGTSYENFYKSEDSGITWVKNPNLSYDEFSKPNDIYFVNDNIGFLLTYNGYYKTIDGGVSFTYKNDLKEDNYQDEVFFTSIFFKDELNGVIGNNDGLVYVTSNGGDTWKRVVSIMPVGVTELEVNLNNYYAISTNGGGDTTLNKSIDNGNSWQTVEVLEEDVKDLKFFNNELYLIGDRGTFYKYTLNKASLLPSFINGDINVVEKSKSSYSINQGFNTSYKWSVTGNNSIEYANNIAKVNWQEPGQFVVSVSSFNDCEEVVGARDLIVNVYNTPNPNIVGSSEVLNFTNEVYYTALSADSRYLWKVIGDDNSVENENKIEINWGEIGEGEIIVTEIDNITNTRVRNNLFVTIKDVLTVGQSDRVENITVYPVPSKNSIKVDFPIDLKSSKKVIKIYNLLGKEQSFEFDENSYLNISSLKSGVYFLKISINSKVFTKKIIKN
- a CDS encoding DUF6146 family protein — encoded protein: MKLLKQLLILFSFGLFVYACGSSSIKKNTTSEEKPVVIANDSLEYEVIIIDPGFNAFLASIAKPEGYYSQNYLEARNRTWVLEWNNRARNPIQFNANIYENIVDYQSTTDYGYDVNYKLFNYFLFAQQKYKMNLGGGFSSRIR
- a CDS encoding DNA-3-methyladenine glycosylase I; translated protein: MKQRCFWVTDSDLYKKYHDEEWGTPVYDDGVLFEFLILETFQAGLSWITILNKRENFRVAFDQFDYNKIATYSESKYESLLLDSGIIRNKLKIKSAITNAQLFIDIQKEFGSFSKFIWSYVNNKPIINKFNKREEVPATTALSDKISKDLKKRGFKFVGSTVMYAYMQAVGMVNDHTTDCFKYL
- a CDS encoding isoamylase early set domain-containing protein — its product is MAIKKQFLKSKPVCKVTFTVPAEEAKKVVVVGCFNEWNEKSAPLKKLKNGSFKGTLDLESGKSYEFKYLIDGTYTNEQEADGLAWNDFVGTENSVLNL
- a CDS encoding thymidylate synthase, which codes for MKQYHDLVKHVLENGNEKGDRTGTGTKSVFGYQMRFDLSEGFPMVTTKKLHLKSIIYELLWFIKGDTNIKYLQENGVRIWNDWADENGDLGPVYGHQWRNWNSDEVDQLKDVITSLKTNPNSRRMLVSAWNPSVLPDTSVSFSENVANGKAALPPCHAFFQFYVADGKLSCQLYQRSADIFLGVPFNIASYALFTMMIAQVCGYEAGEFIHTFGDAHIYNNHKEQFEVQLARDIRPLPKMKMNPAIKNIEDFTFEDFELLDYNPHPHIKGKVAV
- a CDS encoding dihydrofolate reductase — protein: MITIIAAIAKNNALGKDNDLIWHLPADLKRFKKVTTGHHILMGRNTFESIGKPLPNRTTIIITRNQNYFKEGCLIANSIEEAIGMVENKDDIFIIGGAQIYKESMQKGLVDRLDITQVHHEFEADVFFPEIDLKIWKETNREDFIADEKNKFDFSFVSFQKKK